The DNA sequence GATCGCCGTCCCCCTGTACGTCTACCTTCGAGCCGTGAAGCTCGACTCCGGAGAGGAGGAGCAGCGATGACCGAGACGCGTGCGATGCTTGCCGTCTCCGCGCCGAAGCCGGCGCGCCGGCGCGGCCCTGCGTCCGACGTCACCAGGCTCCTGCCGCGCCCCCTGCTCGTGGCGGTCATCGCAGTCCTGCTGACCGTGGTGCTCGGACCCGTCCTCTACATGGTGTTCTCCTCGGTGAACTCGGATGTCTCCGTCGCCTCGGGGGCGTTCTTCCCCACGGAGCTCCACTTGGACAACTACCTCAAGGTGTGGAGCACCGTCGATCTCGGCACCGGCCTGATGAACAGCGTCATCATCTGCAGCGGCGTCGCAGTCGTCTGCGCGTTCCTGGCGGTGGCCACGGCCTACGTCCTGGTGCGCTACGAGTTCCGGGGCCGGCTCACGTTCCTTCGCGGGCTCCTCGGGCTCCAGTCGATCCCGGGCACTCTCATGCTCCTGCCCGTCTTCGTGCTGTTCTCCTCGATCGCCACGGCCTTGGGCGTGCAGATCATCGGGACGCGCACGGCGGTCTTCATCACCTACCTCACGTTCGCTCTGCCGTTCTCGACCTGGGTGATGGTGACCTACCTCCGCGGGCTGCCGAAGGCGCTCGAGGAGGCTGCCCGCATCGACGGCGCGTCATCGTGGCGCATCCTCACCCAGATCGTGATCCCGCTCAGCTGGCCCGGGATCGTCGTCTCCGGCATCTTCGCCTTCCTGCTCGGCTGGAACGACGTGCTCTTCGCCTCGGTCCTCACCAATCCCGAGACGCGCACGGCGGCGGTCGCACTGCAGGTGTTCGCCGCCTCCCAGGAAGGCGGGGCCGTTCCCATCTACGGGCAGATGATGGCCGCATCGCTCATATGCGCCGTGCCGGTCGTCGTGCTGTACCTCGTATTCCAGCGCTACCTGATCGGTGGCCTCACCAGTGGAGGAGTGAAGTAAGTGAGTGACGTTTCCGGGGTGTCCTGGCAGCTGTCCGGATTCGGCGACGAGATCGACCCGGACCCGGCTGTTCAGGTAGCCGTTCTGCAGGCGCTGGGCGCGAACCACATCGAGGTCCGGAGCGCCTGGGGCGTCAACGTGGTCGATCTCGACAACGCACAGCTCGACCGGCTCGCCGGCGTCTTGGCCGAGCGCGGCATGCGCGTCTCCGCCATCGCATCGCCGATCGGGAAGGTCGACGTGTCGCTGCCGGTGGAGCACGAGATCGAGCGGCTGGGCCGTGCGATCGAGGCCGCGAAGCGGCTCGACTCGCGCTACATCCGCGTGTTCTCGTTCTACCGGGGCGCCGGGGTTCCCGTCGAGAGCATTCGCGAAGCCGTCATCACTCGGATGCTTGCGCTCGCTGAATCCGCGGACGCCGCCGGAGTCGTGCTGCTGCATGAGAACGAGAAGGACATCTACGGCGACACGCCCGAGCGATGCCTCGACATCGTCGAGTCTGTCGGTTCGAGCGCACTGCGGCTCGCCTGGGACAGCGCGAACTTCGTTCAAGTGGGCGTGGGCCGCCCGTTCGATGACGGCTATGAGCTGCTCCGCCCGCACCTCGAATACCTCCAGGTGAAGGACGCCCTCTCGGCAACCTCTGAGGTCGTCCCCGCCGGGGAGGGCGACGGGGAGGTGCTCAAGACGATCACCGCTCTGCGGGACGACGGCTACGTCGGCTTCGCCTCGCTCGAGCCGCACCTCACCGACGTGAACGCCCTCGGGGGATTCTCCGGGCCCGCCGCCTTCGGCGTCGCCGCCCGTGCTTTCCGTCGCCTCACAGACCAGATCGGAGTCACCCTCGCATGACCGGCAGCACCGCCTCCATGCCCCTGCGCGTCGCCATCGTCGGCTGCGGCATCATCGGCCTCAACCACGCCCGAGCGATTCTCCGGCATCCCGACCTGGTCATCACGGCGCTCGTGGACGCCGTCTCCGAGGCGGCCACCGCCCTCGCCGACCAGATCGTGGCCGAGCATGGCACGCCACGGCCGGCCGAGTTCGGTTCGTTGGCCGCCGCGCTCGCCGGATCGGATTTCGAAGTGGTCGTCATCTGCACGCCGAGCGGCCTCCACGTTGCGCTGGCCGAGGAAGCCCTCACGGCCGGCAAGCACGTGGTCATCGAGAAGCCGCTCGACGTCTCCATGCCGAGAGCGCGGGAGATCCTGACCCTGTCGCAGCGGGCCGAGCAGCAGGGGCTGCTCGTCTCCGTCATCAGCCAGCACCGGTTCGACCCGGCATCGAAGGTCGTCGCTGACGCGGCGCACTCCGGGGGCTTCGGTCGTCTCACCAGCGGTGTCGCCTCCGTGGCCTGGTGGCGGAGCCAGGAATACTACGATTCCGGCGACTGGCGAGGCACCTGGGAGCTCGACGGCGGCGGCGCACTGATGAACCAGGGCGTCCACACGGTCGACCTCCTCGTCTGGTTCCTCGGGAGGCCGGTCGAGATCGACGCGCGGACGGCGCTCCTCGCACACGAGCGGATCGAAGTCGAAGATGTCGCGGTCGCCACGATCCGCTTCGACTCGGGCGCGCTGGCCGTGCTGCACGCGACGACCGCCGCATATCCGGGACTCTCCGTGCGCATCCAGGTGCACGGAGACCGGGGGTCGGCGATCATCCACGACGACCAGCTCGAGTACTTCTCGGCGCCCGACGCCGGGTCGCCGGACAGTCCGGGCAATATCGCAGCCGACCTGCTGCCCGCGAGTGAGGTGCGCGGAGGGGACCGCGGACCCGATCAGTTCGTGATCGGCCACCTGCGTCAGTACGAGGACATCGTCGCGGCGATCCGCGAGGGGCGCGCACCCGGCGTGACCGTCGCTGACGCCTTCCTCTCGCTCGCCGTCGTGCGCGGCGTCTACCTTTCGGCGAGCCTCGGGAGACCGGTGCTTCTCGACGAGGTGCTCGACGGCGCACTCGACGACGTCGTCGTCTCCACCGGGGTGCACGCATGAAGTTCTCCGTCTTCACGGCGTCCACCCCGGAGTGGACGCCCGAGCAGGCCGTCCGCATCCTCGCCCAGCAGGGCTGGGAGGGGGTCGAGTGGCGCATCGTCGACCAGCAGCCCGCCGACGAGCCGGGATTCTGGTCGGGCAACCGGGCCACCTGGCCCCTCTCGGGCCTGGAGGGCGCCCTCGCCGAGATCGCTGCGGTCACGCGGAGCGCCGGACTCGAGATCTCCGGGATCGGGGGCTACGTTCGGTGCGACGATCACGAGAACGTGGACCGCATGCTCGCCGCGACGGCCGCACTCGGCGCGCGGCAGGTGCGGGTCCTCATGCCCCGGACCGATGAGGGCGAGTACCGCGACCTGTTCGCCGCCGCGCGGCGCGACCTGGAGCGCGTCTCCGCGACGGCGTCGTCGCTCGGGGTGAAGGCGCTCGTCGAGCTCCACCACGAGACGATCACCTCGTCCGCCTCGGCAGCCTTCCGCCTGGTGGAAGGCCTGGATCCCGCCACGGTCGGCGTCATCCACGATCTCGGCAACCTCGTGATCGAAGGGTGGGAGCGCACGCTCTCCGCCTTCGAGCTGCTCGGGCCCTATCTTGCCCACGTCCACGTCAAGAACGTCGCATGGGTTCCCGGGGGCCCGGAGGCGGACGGCACCGTGCGCTGGCGACACGAATGGGCCCCCCTTCGCGAAGGCGTCGGCGATCTGGACGAGTACTTCCGGGCGCTGCGCGAATTCGGATACGACGGATGGGTGACGAGCGAGGACTTCTCGACCGTGCTGCCGCTCGAAGAGCGCACGCGCGACAACCTCGGCTACCTCCGCGCCGTGGAGGAGCGGACCCGGATTGCGGTGACCGCGTGATCCCTCCGGAGTCGATCGCGTCCGCGCGCCGGGCGCGTCATCCGGTCCGGGTGGCGCACCTGGGGCTGGGCGCGTTCCACCGCTCGCATCAGGCCTGGTACACCGAGCTCGCCAATGCCTCCGAGGGAGCCGGCGA is a window from the Leifsonia sp. AG29 genome containing:
- a CDS encoding carbohydrate ABC transporter permease; protein product: MLAVSAPKPARRRGPASDVTRLLPRPLLVAVIAVLLTVVLGPVLYMVFSSVNSDVSVASGAFFPTELHLDNYLKVWSTVDLGTGLMNSVIICSGVAVVCAFLAVATAYVLVRYEFRGRLTFLRGLLGLQSIPGTLMLLPVFVLFSSIATALGVQIIGTRTAVFITYLTFALPFSTWVMVTYLRGLPKALEEAARIDGASSWRILTQIVIPLSWPGIVVSGIFAFLLGWNDVLFASVLTNPETRTAAVALQVFAASQEGGAVPIYGQMMAASLICAVPVVVLYLVFQRYLIGGLTSGGVK
- a CDS encoding sugar phosphate isomerase/epimerase family protein; protein product: MSDVSGVSWQLSGFGDEIDPDPAVQVAVLQALGANHIEVRSAWGVNVVDLDNAQLDRLAGVLAERGMRVSAIASPIGKVDVSLPVEHEIERLGRAIEAAKRLDSRYIRVFSFYRGAGVPVESIREAVITRMLALAESADAAGVVLLHENEKDIYGDTPERCLDIVESVGSSALRLAWDSANFVQVGVGRPFDDGYELLRPHLEYLQVKDALSATSEVVPAGEGDGEVLKTITALRDDGYVGFASLEPHLTDVNALGGFSGPAAFGVAARAFRRLTDQIGVTLA
- a CDS encoding Gfo/Idh/MocA family protein, whose protein sequence is MTGSTASMPLRVAIVGCGIIGLNHARAILRHPDLVITALVDAVSEAATALADQIVAEHGTPRPAEFGSLAAALAGSDFEVVVICTPSGLHVALAEEALTAGKHVVIEKPLDVSMPRAREILTLSQRAEQQGLLVSVISQHRFDPASKVVADAAHSGGFGRLTSGVASVAWWRSQEYYDSGDWRGTWELDGGGALMNQGVHTVDLLVWFLGRPVEIDARTALLAHERIEVEDVAVATIRFDSGALAVLHATTAAYPGLSVRIQVHGDRGSAIIHDDQLEYFSAPDAGSPDSPGNIAADLLPASEVRGGDRGPDQFVIGHLRQYEDIVAAIREGRAPGVTVADAFLSLAVVRGVYLSASLGRPVLLDEVLDGALDDVVVSTGVHA
- a CDS encoding sugar phosphate isomerase/epimerase family protein, yielding MKFSVFTASTPEWTPEQAVRILAQQGWEGVEWRIVDQQPADEPGFWSGNRATWPLSGLEGALAEIAAVTRSAGLEISGIGGYVRCDDHENVDRMLAATAALGARQVRVLMPRTDEGEYRDLFAAARRDLERVSATASSLGVKALVELHHETITSSASAAFRLVEGLDPATVGVIHDLGNLVIEGWERTLSAFELLGPYLAHVHVKNVAWVPGGPEADGTVRWRHEWAPLREGVGDLDEYFRALREFGYDGWVTSEDFSTVLPLEERTRDNLGYLRAVEERTRIAVTA